One Aegilops tauschii subsp. strangulata cultivar AL8/78 chromosome 7, Aet v6.0, whole genome shotgun sequence genomic window carries:
- the LOC109736404 gene encoding uncharacterized protein, protein MAVCAELNQLQHIEPSRFISFSFPNPFLHDASNPYSDADDHAEFLRVAVVDSPAPAAPSPTAPRTAAMLVPAGRHRDWIFSTRAGQLHLLLSSRSQCTISRLILVGPEIPTPSPRIVCSAAARPDPDPARARLLPLLLALCPRAAFGNGAIPDVPLLSFHDDLLRLVPVQLVAGPVVGEMLVEDVAVDCAPGPAELRRRLRFKRMPCLIQTQVRLAWPMSAAASAASSLLEALEEGPASSLQPEVGGPLVQPYLQAMVAGLALIDSSVEENARSGARPRCLCAGIGGGALPMSIRVGLGFDVLGVESDCVVLDVARNYFGLVEDEFLHVRVGDAIQMIQDFAHGDEPDSKFSAIMVDLDSPDAMCGVSAPPLEMTHRSILLAARRILHHDGVLVLNVIPPAADASFYKGLIDVLHQVFSELYEIDVGNGENFVLVARVSPTESTLLDSSRLFRTELRKLTGDFLERIRKVEIPS, encoded by the coding sequence ATGGCGGTGTGCGCGGAGCTGAACCAGCTGCAGCACATCGAGCCCTCCCGCTTCATCTCCTTCTCCTTCCCCAACCCTTTCCTCCACGACGCCTCCAACCCTTACAGCGACGCCGACGACCACGCGGAGTTCCTCCGGGTGGCCGTTGTCGACTCCCCTGCCCCCGCGGCGCCATCCCCGACCGCGCCGAGGACGGCGGCGATGCTCGTCCCGGCCGGCCGGCACCGGGACTGGATCTTCTCCACCCGCGCCGGGCagctccacctcctcctctcctcccgaTCCCAGTGCACAATCTCTCGCCTTATACTCGTCGGCCCAGAGATCCCCACTCCCTCCCCTCGGATCGTTTGCTCCGCCGCCGCTCGCCCGGACCCGGATCCTGCTCGCGCGCggctcctccccctcctcctggcCCTCTGCCCCAGGGCTGCGTTTGGCAACGGTGCCATCCCTGACGTCCCGCTGCTCTCCTTCCACGACGACCTCCTTCGGCTTGTTCCTGTCCAGCTTGTCGCCGGTCCTGTCGTCGGCGAGATGCTTGTCGAGGATGTGGCCGTGGACTGCGCTCCTGGCCCGGCCGAGTTGCGCCGGAGGCTGCGTTTCAAGCGCATGCCGTGCCTTATACAGACCCAGGTGCGCCTTGCCTGGCCAATGTCTGCTGCTGCTTCTGCTGCTTCTTCGTTGTTGGAGGCATTGGAGGAGGGGCCTGCTAGTTCGTTACAGCCTGAGGTGGGTGGACCATTAGTCCAGCCTTACCTCCAGGCCATGGTTGCCGGCCTTGCACTCATCGACTCATCGGTGGAGGAGAATGCTCGGTCAGGTGCAAGGCCGAGGTGCCTCTGCGCTGGCATTGGTGGTGGAGCTCTTCCAATGTCCATCAGGGTGGGACTTGGCTTCGATGTACTGGGCGTCGAGTCTGATTGTGTTGTCCTAGACGTCGCAAGGAACTATTTTGGACTGGTGGAGGATGAGTTCCTTCATGTACGTGTTGGCGATGCTATTCAAATGATTCAGGATTTTGCACATGGAGATGAGCCTGATTCGAAATTCAGTGCAATTATGGTGGATCTTGACTCCCCTGATGCAATGTGTGGTGTCAGTGCGCCGCCATTGGAGATGACCCATAGAAGCATCCTTCTTGCTGCACGCAGAATTCTACATCATGATGGAGTGCTGGTACTGAATGTAATCCCTCCTGCTGCTGATGCATCCTTCTACAAAGGGCTGATTGATGTTCTTCACCAGGTTTTCTCTGAGTTATATGAGATAGATGTTGGTAATGGTGAAAATTTTGTTCTTGTTGCCAGAGTGTCACCGACTGAAAGCACCCTTCTTGATAGTTCAAGGCTCTTTCGGACGGAATTGAGGAAATTAACTGGGGATTTTTTGGAACGTATAAGAAAAGTTGAAATTCCAAGTTAG